The following coding sequences lie in one Maribacter forsetii DSM 18668 genomic window:
- a CDS encoding phage holin family protein, translating into MGIIDSLNETSDKAIDVGEVYYKKTQEYYRLKVFQQLTMTTGMLLKTAVFGGLGFMALVFITVAGVVYLAKVIDSMVGACLIAGAFFGVLLILAYVFRRKIDNLLVKKLSVKFFN; encoded by the coding sequence ATGGGAATAATTGATTCACTTAACGAAACGTCTGACAAGGCAATTGATGTAGGAGAGGTTTATTATAAAAAAACCCAAGAATACTACAGGCTTAAAGTGTTTCAACAATTAACGATGACCACTGGTATGCTGCTGAAAACAGCAGTATTTGGTGGTCTTGGTTTTATGGCATTGGTATTTATAACCGTTGCCGGTGTTGTTTACTTGGCAAAAGTGATTGACAGTATGGTAGGCGCTTGCCTTATTGCTGGAGCTTTCTTTGGAGTATTGTTGATTTTGGCCTATGTTTTTAGACGCAAAATAGATAACCTGTTAGTTAAAAAACTATCGGTTAAATTCTTTAACTAA
- a CDS encoding YtxH domain-containing protein, protein MNNSGNTLLAIIAGSAIGAALGILYAPDKGENTRKLIADQAAATKDNFTESALDLKNRVASKMSDERETLDTRVESLVSDISYKTEDVISTLEKKLSELKTKNKKLQKTV, encoded by the coding sequence ATGAACAATAGTGGAAATACATTATTAGCAATTATTGCGGGTTCTGCAATTGGTGCGGCCTTAGGAATTCTTTATGCACCTGATAAGGGTGAGAATACTAGAAAATTAATTGCTGATCAGGCAGCGGCAACAAAAGATAACTTTACAGAAAGTGCTTTAGACCTTAAAAATAGAGTCGCTTCAAAAATGTCTGACGAAAGAGAAACTTTAGATACCAGAGTTGAGTCTTTGGTTTCTGATATAAGTTATAAAACTGAAGATGTAATTTCAACTTTAGAGAAGAAATTGTCAGAGTTAAAGACTAAAAATAAGAAACTGCAGAAAACAGTATAA
- a CDS encoding NAD-dependent succinate-semialdehyde dehydrogenase, whose amino-acid sequence MKEYQLKNPYNGTVVNSYTQDSSTEISLKLKKALSIEASWASMDIADRCDLLTNVAELLIDRKEDYAALMTQEMGKPYSQGISEIEKCAWVCDFYALNAEDLLADEIIETDADESFISHDPLGCVLAVMPWNYPFWQVLRFAAPTLTAGNTAMLKHAQNVTGCSLAIEQLFLDAGYPEGCFQSIKAGHEEIENLIGNDGIKAVTLTGSEKAGKSIAATAGSNLKKSVLELGGNNACIVWEDADLEKYIKTMATARMQNTGQSCIAAKRFIVCADIYDDFLAHFTEQVKSFKIGDPMQEDTFIGVMAREDLAEELQEQVDKSIALGAKVVLGNERDGAYFAPTILTEVTAEMPVFKEETFGPVAAILKAKDRDEAIALATNSRLGLGSMLFTEDIDAAMNVISNIPDGAFFINDMVKSDPRLPFGGTKASGYGRELSREGILEFVNKKTVYIKK is encoded by the coding sequence ATGAAAGAATATCAATTAAAGAATCCATATAATGGTACTGTAGTCAATTCTTATACTCAAGATTCGTCTACTGAAATCAGTTTAAAATTAAAAAAAGCGCTTTCCATAGAAGCATCATGGGCAAGCATGGACATTGCAGATAGGTGTGACCTTTTAACCAATGTTGCTGAGCTGCTTATAGACCGTAAAGAGGATTATGCAGCATTGATGACACAGGAAATGGGCAAACCGTATTCTCAAGGTATTTCAGAAATAGAAAAATGTGCATGGGTGTGTGATTTTTATGCTTTAAATGCTGAAGATTTATTAGCTGATGAAATTATTGAAACAGATGCGGATGAAAGTTTTATAAGTCATGATCCCTTAGGATGTGTTCTTGCTGTTATGCCGTGGAATTATCCGTTTTGGCAAGTATTACGTTTTGCCGCGCCTACATTGACCGCAGGTAATACGGCAATGCTGAAACACGCGCAAAATGTAACTGGATGTTCTTTGGCTATTGAACAGCTATTTTTAGATGCCGGATATCCCGAAGGATGTTTTCAAAGTATAAAGGCCGGTCACGAAGAAATTGAAAATCTTATTGGCAATGATGGTATTAAAGCGGTAACTCTTACCGGAAGCGAAAAAGCTGGAAAATCAATTGCAGCTACCGCAGGATCCAACCTTAAAAAATCGGTTCTAGAACTTGGCGGTAATAACGCTTGCATCGTTTGGGAAGATGCTGATTTAGAAAAGTATATTAAAACCATGGCAACGGCTCGTATGCAAAATACCGGGCAAAGTTGTATTGCAGCAAAACGTTTTATTGTATGTGCCGATATCTATGATGATTTTTTAGCACATTTTACCGAGCAAGTAAAGTCTTTTAAAATTGGCGACCCCATGCAAGAAGATACTTTTATTGGTGTTATGGCTCGTGAAGACCTGGCAGAGGAATTACAAGAACAAGTAGATAAGTCGATAGCGTTAGGCGCAAAGGTTGTTCTTGGCAATGAAAGGGATGGCGCTTATTTTGCCCCTACCATATTAACTGAGGTAACCGCAGAAATGCCCGTTTTCAAAGAAGAAACTTTTGGACCGGTTGCAGCTATTCTTAAAGCAAAAGATAGGGATGAGGCGATTGCCTTGGCCACAAACTCTAGACTAGGACTTGGCAGCATGCTCTTTACAGAAGATATTGATGCTGCAATGAACGTGATATCTAATATACCTGATGGCGCATTTTTTATAAATGATATGGTAAAATCTGACCCAAGACTACCTTTTGGAGGTACTAAGGCATCGGGTTATGGACGAGAATTATCTAGAGAAGGAATATTAGAATTCGTAAACAAAAAAACAGTATACATTAAAAAATAA
- a CDS encoding ShlB/FhaC/HecB family hemolysin secretion/activation protein translates to MIDQPLQIIEANYKTIKFISFTFALLLLSSCATYIEQSNVQENNLPVDKEITYSFYIAGGLGNASSAPNNALLKRFKEELDNASENSTLVLTGDNISPESSNWKVDSLLIKQQLDFSSGFKGETVFLPGNNEWKSYELDKIERVENYLKDVNRKNTAVVPNNGCPIDHQVINDDLDLILVDSKWFVANWSRIEGINSKCTDIITRRRFMEELEGYIGDGQGKNIVIAMHHPVFTNGTYAGKTTVKDHATPLPLLGTVKNAVMDLGAFDPEHVNSRRYNYLRIAVSALAQANDRITLISGHEESLQLLEGGGIHQIVSGSLGEKSAAKMSPGRITAIGGSIEYHGEYVYGERGFARLDYFKDGSSKVTFILENELNSSKTFDVLPKKEEKRTYDQFAVSAEATKEAKILDNPKDYNKSGFYKFLWGERYRTYYGLPVEAPIVQLDTLYNGLSVVKEGGGHQSFSLRLEDEKGKQYAMRSLQKSALKFLKFKLPGISYNTQDYQDTWAEKAISDFFTTAHPYMQLVIDPLTASVDINNSDTDLFFVPKQDNLKEHNENFGDQLYYIERRPSEEQAHYKGYRRTINETSGEVTDYESTTDMLEKIKSDESYWVDERSFIRARIFDMLIGDWDRHQDQWRWIEYESPDGEKEFMPVPRDRDNAFPRFDGKVIPFLQWFVPGTRNWESYDEDVDNVKWFNLSGSGLDRTLTTAHGPEVWIEEAKAIQKGMTPEVIENAFNRLPKSVQDETSEYIKKSLKQRLLTLPETAENYATYLNKIVAVIGTEKDDIFTMTRMKNGNTKVEVKRIFTDKKNELIYSRTFNDSLTKEVWIYGLGDDDKFVVEGNAKPKTKLRIIGGYGKDTYTVANKKKVKLYDWEHEKINIEDLQPKTLLTDNYKTNTFHFRYFKPNTNVLVPSLGFRTDDGMFLGATNTYTQHGIDGNSFRQQHTVSANYYFKFKAAELSYSGIYGSVFPGWNFEMDAYFANDRYVSNFFGYGNETVNNEDALDRDYYRGRIRTFKASAGLAYYSLRIKGLFESFKVADNPDRLFTPANLEDDIFENQNYGGVELTGNYDRDDAGDFPSKAIYFGFSAGYKININNNSNKFGYASLKVGIDHKLEPKGDLVLSTTAEYKGLFDYNDVYFYHTPSIGGNNGLRGFRDERFTGKSYFYQSSDLKLKLKRYVTAVSPVTIGMYGGFDYGRVWMPNEGSNVWHTSQGGGFWISSLKALTFNVGYFNSKESNLIQVGFGLSF, encoded by the coding sequence ATGATCGACCAACCACTTCAAATTATTGAAGCAAACTATAAAACGATAAAATTCATCAGTTTTACATTCGCATTGCTGTTGCTTTCTTCATGCGCTACGTATATAGAACAGAGCAATGTACAAGAGAACAACTTGCCTGTAGATAAAGAAATTACGTATTCATTCTACATAGCTGGTGGCTTGGGCAATGCTTCGTCTGCACCGAACAATGCTCTTTTAAAACGATTTAAAGAAGAGCTTGACAATGCTTCTGAAAATAGCACATTAGTATTGACCGGTGATAACATTTCGCCCGAAAGCAGTAATTGGAAAGTTGATAGTTTACTTATAAAGCAACAGCTAGACTTTTCATCGGGCTTTAAAGGAGAAACTGTTTTCTTGCCTGGTAATAATGAATGGAAAAGCTACGAGCTAGATAAAATTGAAAGGGTAGAGAATTACCTTAAAGATGTCAATAGAAAAAATACAGCGGTCGTACCCAATAATGGCTGTCCTATTGACCACCAGGTTATCAACGATGATTTAGATTTAATTCTTGTTGATTCTAAGTGGTTTGTGGCAAATTGGTCTAGAATAGAAGGCATTAATAGCAAGTGTACAGATATTATTACCCGCAGACGGTTTATGGAAGAGTTGGAAGGGTATATTGGTGATGGCCAGGGTAAAAATATTGTTATTGCCATGCACCACCCCGTATTTACCAATGGTACTTATGCCGGTAAAACAACGGTAAAAGACCATGCTACCCCATTACCTTTATTGGGCACTGTTAAGAATGCCGTAATGGATCTTGGTGCCTTTGACCCTGAACATGTAAACTCAAGGCGTTACAATTACCTGCGCATTGCTGTAAGCGCTTTGGCACAAGCCAATGACCGAATTACACTAATTTCTGGTCATGAAGAAAGTTTACAATTATTAGAAGGTGGCGGTATTCACCAAATCGTAAGTGGTTCCCTTGGCGAAAAAAGTGCTGCAAAAATGAGCCCAGGTAGGATCACCGCTATAGGTGGTTCTATAGAATATCATGGAGAATATGTGTATGGTGAAAGAGGTTTTGCACGTTTAGACTATTTTAAAGATGGCAGCTCAAAAGTTACTTTCATTTTAGAAAATGAACTCAACTCAAGCAAAACTTTTGATGTTTTGCCTAAAAAAGAAGAAAAAAGAACGTACGACCAATTTGCCGTAAGTGCCGAAGCCACTAAAGAGGCTAAAATATTAGACAACCCAAAAGATTACAACAAAAGTGGATTCTATAAATTTCTATGGGGTGAACGCTACCGTACATATTACGGTCTGCCCGTTGAAGCTCCCATTGTTCAATTAGATACGCTATATAATGGCTTATCGGTTGTTAAAGAAGGTGGAGGGCACCAGTCTTTCTCTCTTCGTTTAGAAGATGAAAAAGGTAAACAATATGCTATGCGCTCGCTTCAAAAAAGTGCATTGAAATTTTTAAAATTTAAGCTGCCCGGTATTTCATACAATACTCAGGATTACCAAGATACATGGGCAGAAAAGGCGATTTCCGATTTCTTTACTACAGCACACCCTTATATGCAATTGGTAATTGATCCGTTAACGGCATCTGTAGATATCAATAATTCTGATACCGATTTGTTTTTTGTACCAAAACAGGATAATCTTAAGGAACATAATGAGAATTTTGGTGACCAACTATATTATATAGAAAGAAGACCATCTGAAGAGCAGGCACATTATAAGGGATACAGAAGAACTATTAACGAAACATCGGGCGAGGTTACAGATTACGAAAGTACTACTGATATGCTCGAGAAGATAAAAAGCGATGAATCTTACTGGGTAGATGAAAGAAGTTTTATAAGAGCCCGTATTTTTGATATGTTGATCGGAGATTGGGACCGTCACCAAGATCAATGGAGATGGATAGAATACGAGAGTCCAGATGGTGAAAAAGAATTTATGCCCGTACCAAGAGATAGGGATAATGCCTTCCCTAGATTTGATGGCAAGGTAATTCCGTTTCTACAATGGTTTGTTCCCGGCACCAGAAATTGGGAATCTTATGATGAGGATGTAGATAATGTGAAATGGTTTAATCTATCCGGTAGCGGTTTAGACAGAACCTTAACTACTGCTCACGGACCAGAAGTTTGGATCGAAGAAGCCAAGGCGATACAAAAAGGTATGACACCTGAGGTTATAGAAAATGCTTTTAACCGTTTACCAAAATCAGTACAAGACGAAACTTCTGAGTATATCAAAAAGAGTCTAAAACAGCGCCTTTTAACATTGCCAGAAACTGCCGAAAATTATGCAACTTACCTCAATAAGATTGTTGCTGTCATTGGTACAGAAAAAGATGATATTTTCACTATGACCCGTATGAAAAACGGAAATACAAAAGTAGAAGTAAAACGAATTTTCACCGATAAAAAGAATGAGCTTATATATTCAAGAACTTTCAATGACAGTCTAACCAAAGAGGTTTGGATCTATGGTTTAGGAGATGACGACAAATTTGTAGTTGAAGGCAATGCAAAGCCTAAAACAAAATTGAGGATTATTGGTGGTTACGGTAAAGACACGTATACAGTTGCCAATAAGAAAAAGGTGAAGTTATATGATTGGGAACATGAGAAAATCAATATTGAAGATTTACAACCCAAGACTTTATTAACGGACAATTACAAAACAAACACCTTCCATTTCAGATATTTTAAACCGAATACCAATGTGTTAGTGCCAAGCCTAGGTTTTAGAACCGATGATGGTATGTTCTTAGGTGCAACAAATACATATACACAACATGGTATTGACGGTAATTCTTTTAGACAGCAACATACGGTAAGTGCAAACTATTATTTTAAATTTAAAGCTGCAGAACTTTCATATTCTGGAATTTATGGAAGTGTTTTCCCTGGATGGAATTTTGAAATGGATGCCTATTTTGCGAATGATCGTTACGTAAGCAACTTCTTTGGGTATGGTAACGAAACCGTAAACAATGAAGATGCCTTAGATCGAGATTATTACAGAGGAAGAATCAGAACTTTTAAAGCAAGTGCCGGGTTGGCATACTATAGCTTACGTATAAAAGGTTTGTTTGAATCATTTAAAGTAGCAGATAATCCTGACCGTCTTTTTACACCCGCAAACTTAGAGGATGATATTTTCGAAAACCAGAATTATGGTGGCGTAGAATTGACTGGTAATTATGATCGTGACGACGCTGGAGATTTTCCTTCAAAAGCTATTTATTTCGGTTTTTCAGCAGGATATAAAATCAATATTAACAACAACTCCAATAAGTTTGGTTATGCCTCATTGAAAGTGGGAATTGATCATAAATTGGAACCCAAGGGGGATCTGGTGTTAAGTACAACCGCGGAGTATAAAGGTCTTTTTGATTATAACGACGTCTATTTTTACCATACCCCATCAATTGGCGGTAATAACGGATTACGAGGATTTAGGGATGAGCGTTTTACAGGTAAGTCTTATTTCTACCAGTCTTCTGACCTAAAATTGAAGCTTAAACGTTACGTTACAGCTGTATCGCCAGTAACCATTGGTATGTATGGCGGCTTTGATTATGGTAGAGTATGGATGCCCAATGAAGGTTCAAACGTATGGCACACCTCACAAGGTGGTGGATTCTGGATCAGTAGCTTAAAAGCACTTACATTTAATGTTGGATATTTCAATTCTAAAGAAAGTAATCTTATTCAAGTAGGTTTTGGATTATCCTTTTAG
- a CDS encoding Pycsar system effector family protein: MSTIVSKAEVFATDQLTGDINPRFLYHNLRHTQRVVDSAKELIEGEKIGNEESELLLVAAWFHDLGYTISYTNHEEYSSQLAKDFLTKHQMPKSFVERVQSLIMATKKNYEPDSELEKIIRDADSSHFHVKNFTATTELLREELSLMGRQNSSSTEWREENITLLRTRHRFYTDYAIENWQKGKDKNVKRLIKARKKNNELIKKESLKAKYKGELPDRGIQTLYRVTLQNHLKLSDIADTKANILLSVNAIIISMALANLVPKLDNPSNDYLFYPTFLFIVFSVVSMVMSIIATKPNITTGQFTEEEVTTKKVNLLFFGNFHKMKLEQYNWAMNELIKDKDYIYSSLTKDLYFLGVVLERKYRILRWTYTVFMVGMIISVIVFGIALKFYGPERVLELPVMQP; encoded by the coding sequence ATGTCAACAATAGTTTCTAAAGCCGAGGTATTTGCCACTGATCAATTGACCGGCGATATCAACCCGAGATTTCTATATCATAACCTTAGGCATACGCAGCGTGTTGTAGATAGTGCCAAAGAGCTGATCGAAGGTGAAAAAATTGGTAATGAGGAAAGTGAGTTGCTTTTAGTGGCCGCATGGTTTCACGATCTTGGTTATACCATTTCATACACGAATCACGAAGAATATAGTTCTCAATTGGCAAAAGATTTCTTGACCAAGCACCAAATGCCAAAGTCATTTGTTGAGAGGGTGCAAAGCCTTATTATGGCTACGAAGAAAAATTATGAGCCTGATAGCGAATTAGAAAAAATAATAAGAGATGCCGACTCCTCTCATTTTCACGTAAAGAATTTTACCGCAACTACAGAGCTGTTACGAGAAGAGCTTTCTCTTATGGGCAGGCAAAACAGTTCTTCGACAGAATGGCGAGAAGAAAACATTACACTTTTACGTACAAGACATCGATTTTATACTGATTATGCCATTGAAAATTGGCAAAAAGGAAAAGATAAGAATGTAAAGAGGCTCATTAAGGCAAGAAAGAAGAACAATGAGCTTATTAAAAAAGAGAGCTTAAAAGCAAAATATAAAGGAGAGTTACCAGATAGGGGAATACAAACTTTATATAGGGTTACCTTACAAAATCACTTAAAACTCAGTGATATTGCCGATACCAAAGCGAATATTTTACTTTCGGTAAATGCTATAATTATATCTATGGCATTGGCAAATCTGGTTCCCAAATTAGATAATCCATCAAACGATTACCTATTTTATCCTACGTTCCTGTTCATTGTTTTTAGTGTGGTTTCTATGGTCATGTCTATTATTGCAACAAAACCCAATATTACCACTGGGCAGTTTACAGAAGAAGAAGTGACGACTAAAAAGGTTAACCTATTGTTCTTTGGAAATTTTCATAAAATGAAGTTGGAGCAGTATAATTGGGCAATGAACGAGCTTATAAAAGACAAAGATTATATCTACAGTTCATTGACAAAAGATCTTTATTTTTTGGGTGTTGTATTGGAAAGAAAGTACAGAATTCTACGTTGGACCTACACCGTTTTTATGGTAGGTATGATTATTTCAGTAATTGTATTTGGTATAGCACTGAAATTCTACGGGCCAGAAAGAGTCTTGGAACTCCCTGTAATGCAGCCGTAA
- a CDS encoding rubredoxin: MNDDLHRILIKGGVTSPGELKDIITMLEAAGLTSVNFGSRQDILFPLKDAKEEQLESISKFNTDIIGNRSYQNIVSSYVSADIFDMTHWLKGSTYLYILEGFDFLPKLKINITDPKQRLVPIFSGNLNFIASEQEDYWYLNIKLPHWNSSAFYPVLIYSWDINSISKQIEEIYEDISDIDELFFIMNKNLETNNKTMEKELKVPFQTFPYYEGMNRLGSDLYWLGLYWRNNKYDLSFLKEFCGFCLDNSIGKICITPWKSFVVKGIKKSSRPELERFLGKKGINVRHSQLEMNWHVPIDDGEALELKKYLVRSFDQNDISTYGLTFGISNEVGKRSHFASVIIEKNSLPTIVKEFEVRPTYNVLHFEHFDPNSQKYITYAQDIDKIELPGLLMELSKMYFDQLGRVDDNEEKTSVEIVDATQSLYQCQDCLTVYDATFGDDAFNIPAGTKFEDIDDAYECQMCAAPKSRFKEAMIQMS, translated from the coding sequence ATGAACGATGATCTGCATAGAATATTAATAAAAGGAGGTGTTACCTCTCCGGGTGAATTGAAGGATATTATTACCATGTTAGAAGCTGCGGGACTAACAAGTGTAAATTTTGGATCACGGCAAGATATTTTGTTCCCGCTGAAGGATGCTAAAGAAGAGCAGCTAGAAAGTATCTCAAAATTTAATACCGATATTATTGGCAATCGCTCGTATCAGAATATCGTAAGTTCTTATGTTTCGGCAGATATTTTTGATATGACCCATTGGTTAAAGGGGTCTACTTATCTCTATATTTTAGAGGGATTTGATTTTCTTCCCAAGCTTAAAATCAATATTACTGATCCCAAACAACGATTGGTGCCAATTTTTAGTGGTAACCTTAATTTTATAGCCTCTGAACAAGAAGATTATTGGTATCTGAATATAAAATTACCACATTGGAATTCATCGGCATTTTATCCTGTTCTAATTTATAGTTGGGATATCAATTCTATCTCCAAACAGATTGAAGAAATATATGAAGATATCTCAGATATAGACGAGCTTTTTTTCATCATGAACAAAAACTTGGAGACCAATAATAAGACTATGGAGAAGGAATTAAAGGTTCCTTTTCAAACCTTTCCGTATTATGAAGGTATGAACCGTTTAGGGTCAGATTTGTACTGGTTGGGTCTCTATTGGAGAAACAACAAATATGACCTTTCTTTCTTAAAAGAATTTTGTGGCTTTTGCTTGGATAACAGTATAGGTAAAATATGTATTACCCCATGGAAATCATTTGTGGTAAAGGGAATAAAAAAATCTAGCAGACCAGAGCTTGAACGGTTTCTAGGTAAAAAAGGTATTAATGTAAGGCACTCTCAACTAGAGATGAATTGGCATGTGCCTATTGATGATGGTGAGGCGCTGGAATTAAAAAAATATTTGGTACGTAGCTTTGATCAAAATGATATTAGTACCTACGGTCTTACCTTTGGTATAAGCAATGAAGTGGGTAAACGTTCGCACTTTGCCTCGGTGATTATTGAAAAGAACAGTTTGCCCACCATTGTTAAAGAATTTGAAGTACGCCCAACGTACAACGTATTACATTTCGAGCATTTTGACCCTAATAGTCAAAAGTACATTACCTATGCTCAAGACATAGATAAAATTGAATTACCTGGTCTTTTAATGGAGTTAAGTAAAATGTACTTTGATCAATTAGGTCGCGTAGATGATAATGAAGAAAAGACTAGTGTTGAAATTGTGGATGCTACCCAGTCTTTGTATCAGTGTCAAGATTGCTTAACGGTTTACGATGCCACTTTCGGCGATGATGCCTTTAATATCCCTGCAGGAACCAAATTTGAAGATATTGATGATGCGTATGAGTGCCAAATGTGTGCGGCCCCCAAGTCAAGGTTTAAAGAAGCTATGATTCAAATGAGCTAA